One Gloeothece verrucosa PCC 7822 DNA window includes the following coding sequences:
- a CDS encoding cation diffusion facilitator family transporter: MSLHHDHDHDHHHHAPNFNRAFIIGTTLNIGFVIIEATYGFLTNSLALLADAGHNFSDVLGLILAWGASWLVSRRPTPRYTYGFRRSSIFAALINGILLFVALTFITVEAIARLAHPVPIASKTIIAVALVGVVINGITAFLFMSGREKDLNIKGAFLHMAADAVISLGVVLAGIAIMATNWLWFDPVVSLMIVVVIGLGTWNLLQESVNLALDGVPSGINPHAVRTYLGELPGVVAVHDLHIWAMSTTEPVLTAHLVMPTGNPGDGFLSRIHQDLHSKFGIEHTTIQIEAGNFVAPCSQKSCCD, translated from the coding sequence ATGTCCCTTCATCACGACCACGATCACGATCATCACCATCATGCCCCTAATTTTAACCGCGCTTTTATTATTGGTACAACCCTTAATATCGGCTTTGTGATTATTGAGGCCACTTATGGCTTTTTAACAAATTCTCTGGCCTTATTAGCAGATGCGGGTCATAATTTTAGTGATGTATTAGGATTAATCCTCGCTTGGGGTGCAAGTTGGTTAGTGAGTCGTCGTCCTACCCCTCGTTATACTTATGGGTTTCGTCGGTCTTCAATTTTTGCGGCTTTGATTAACGGCATTCTTCTATTTGTGGCTTTGACGTTTATTACTGTAGAAGCTATAGCTAGATTAGCTCATCCTGTTCCTATCGCCTCAAAAACCATTATCGCAGTCGCTTTAGTGGGAGTTGTTATTAATGGTATAACAGCCTTTCTTTTTATGTCTGGACGAGAAAAAGATTTAAATATTAAGGGAGCTTTTTTACACATGGCGGCTGATGCTGTAATTTCGTTAGGGGTGGTTTTAGCCGGAATAGCGATAATGGCAACTAATTGGCTATGGTTTGACCCGGTGGTGAGTTTAATGATTGTGGTGGTTATTGGGCTAGGTACTTGGAATTTATTACAAGAATCAGTTAATTTAGCTTTAGATGGAGTTCCATCAGGAATTAATCCTCATGCGGTTCGTACTTATTTAGGGGAATTACCCGGAGTGGTGGCGGTTCATGATTTACATATTTGGGCAATGAGTACAACAGAACCGGTATTAACGGCACATTTGGTGATGCCAACCGGGAATCCGGGGGATGGTTTTTTATCTCGAATTCATCAAGATTTACATAGTAAATTTGGTATTGAACACACAACGATTCAGATTGAAGCCGGGAATTTTGTCGCCCCTTGTTCTCAAAAGTCTTGTTGTGACTAA
- a CDS encoding metal ABC transporter ATP-binding protein — MLAQSSGQNPSIDVVHLGVSYRSVEALRDITLKILPGRLTGIIGPNGAGKSTLIKAMLGLIPINQGSVFYQGQPLMEQLERVAYVPQRSQIDWTYPATVWDVVMMGRVRKTGWFRRFSTISRRRSLEALERVGMADYQHRPIGQLSGGQQQRVFLARSLAQEADIFFFDEPFVGVDQKTESILFNIFHELADEGKVVLVVNHDLGNSITNFDDLILLNRQLICSGVRQMVLREDNLYHAYDGKVSFFNAQAA, encoded by the coding sequence ATGTTAGCTCAGTCATCCGGACAAAATCCCAGTATTGATGTAGTCCATCTGGGGGTGTCTTACCGTAGCGTTGAAGCGTTACGAGATATCACCTTAAAGATTTTACCTGGACGCTTGACGGGAATTATTGGCCCTAATGGAGCCGGAAAAAGTACCCTAATTAAAGCCATGTTAGGATTGATTCCCATCAATCAGGGGTCAGTGTTTTATCAAGGTCAACCTTTGATGGAACAGTTAGAACGAGTGGCTTATGTTCCTCAACGCTCCCAGATTGATTGGACTTATCCGGCTACGGTGTGGGATGTGGTAATGATGGGAAGAGTCCGCAAGACGGGTTGGTTTCGCCGTTTTTCGACTATTAGCCGCCGCCGATCCTTAGAAGCTTTAGAACGGGTGGGAATGGCAGATTATCAACATCGCCCCATCGGACAGTTATCCGGAGGACAACAACAACGGGTATTTTTAGCCCGTTCATTGGCTCAAGAAGCGGATATATTTTTCTTTGATGAGCCTTTTGTTGGGGTAGATCAAAAAACCGAAAGTATTTTATTTAATATTTTTCATGAATTAGCCGATGAAGGCAAAGTCGTTTTAGTAGTCAATCATGATTTAGGCAATTCAATTACTAATTTTGATGACTTAATTTTGTTAAATAGACAACTTATTTGTTCTGGGGTGAGACAAATGGTATTAAGGGAAGATAATTTGTATCATGCTTATGACGGTAAAGTGTCATTTTTTAATGCTCAAGCCGCCTAA
- a CDS encoding metal ABC transporter solute-binding protein, Zn/Mn family, with protein sequence MSPLMYFALVLGLLLSSCQPQGREKTPDKPEVVSTSTIIADLTQRVAGDEIALKGILKPGADPHIYEPVPADSAALEKADLILYNGYNLEPGLIRLMNAAGIKAKKVAVGEVVPPLDLKHQGKTIPDPHVWGDAQNGIKMVNKIRDELIELSPQDRQKFTDNAAKLTSELQRLDGWLKGQIQTIPPNQRNLVTTHDAFQYYAHAYGLKVTGTLIGISTEEQPSAQTVKNLADSIKKAKVPTIFAETTINPVLIQAVAEEAGVKLAAQKLYSDSIGASGSEGDSYSKMLVSNTKSIVENLGGKYQDYN encoded by the coding sequence ATCAGCCCTTTAATGTATTTCGCACTGGTGCTAGGACTGCTGCTGAGTAGTTGTCAACCCCAAGGGAGAGAAAAAACCCCAGATAAACCCGAGGTGGTTTCTACCAGTACCATCATCGCTGACTTGACTCAACGAGTGGCCGGGGATGAAATAGCGCTTAAAGGAATACTTAAACCCGGAGCAGACCCCCATATCTATGAGCCGGTACCGGCCGATAGTGCGGCTTTAGAAAAAGCAGATTTAATCTTATATAACGGGTATAACCTAGAACCTGGGTTAATTCGGTTGATGAATGCAGCAGGGATAAAAGCCAAAAAAGTGGCAGTAGGTGAGGTGGTTCCTCCTTTAGATTTAAAGCATCAGGGTAAAACTATTCCTGATCCTCATGTATGGGGAGATGCCCAAAATGGCATTAAGATGGTGAATAAGATTCGCGATGAGTTGATCGAACTCTCTCCCCAAGACCGCCAAAAATTTACTGATAATGCGGCTAAATTGACCTCAGAGTTACAGCGCCTCGATGGTTGGCTCAAAGGACAAATACAGACGATTCCCCCTAATCAGCGCAATTTAGTGACCACTCATGATGCTTTTCAATATTATGCTCATGCTTATGGGTTAAAGGTAACGGGGACGCTGATTGGTATCTCTACAGAAGAACAACCTAGTGCCCAAACGGTGAAAAATTTGGCTGATTCGATTAAAAAGGCTAAAGTTCCCACGATTTTTGCTGAAACGACCATTAATCCGGTCTTGATTCAAGCGGTGGCAGAAGAAGCAGGGGTTAAATTAGCGGCTCAAAAACTATATTCAGATTCTATCGGTGCGTCGGGAAGTGAAGGAGATAGTTATAGCAAAATGTTGGTATCTAATACCAAATCAATTGTCGAAAATTTAGGGGGTAAGTATCAAGATTACAACTAA
- a CDS encoding Uma2 family endonuclease, producing MTQTPLSNLNLISLPTQDELPCDDGVPMETQRHKIQLDLLIDGLLLWLEQRQDGYVGGNMFLYYSMAQLRNQDFLGPDFFAVIDVPKVERKSWVVWQEEKAPDVIIELLSESTASQDKNQKKLIYQNQLRIPEYYWFDPFNPDDWAGFSLQNGTYQLIETDAHNQLISQRLGLALTRWYGIYKGIETTWLRWANLEGDILFTPEEYQKQRAEQEHQRAEQEHQRAEQEHQRAEQEHQRAEQSQFQLQQIVKNLLQTGMSIEQVARITGLSISEIQEQS from the coding sequence ATGACTCAAACTCCCTTGAGCAACCTTAATTTAATTTCACTTCCAACACAAGACGAACTTCCCTGTGATGACGGTGTGCCAATGGAAACCCAACGCCATAAAATACAATTAGATTTACTCATTGATGGTTTGCTGCTGTGGTTAGAACAACGGCAGGATGGTTATGTGGGGGGCAATATGTTTCTCTATTACAGTATGGCTCAACTCCGTAATCAAGATTTTTTAGGGCCAGATTTTTTTGCAGTTATTGATGTGCCTAAAGTAGAACGAAAAAGTTGGGTAGTTTGGCAAGAAGAAAAAGCGCCTGATGTGATCATTGAATTATTATCAGAAAGTACCGCATCTCAAGACAAAAACCAGAAAAAGTTAATTTATCAAAATCAGTTGCGTATTCCAGAATATTATTGGTTTGATCCGTTTAATCCTGATGATTGGGCGGGTTTTTCTCTTCAAAATGGAACCTATCAACTCATAGAAACGGATGCTCATAATCAATTGATTAGTCAAAGATTAGGTTTAGCCCTGACTAGATGGTATGGTATTTATAAAGGAATTGAAACAACCTGGTTACGTTGGGCTAATTTAGAGGGAGATATATTATTTACCCCTGAAGAATATCAAAAGCAACGTGCCGAACAAGAACATCAACGTGCCGAACAAGAACATCAACGTGCCGAACAAGAACATCAACGTGCCGAACAAGAACATCAACGTGCCGAACAAAGCCAATTCCAGTTACAACAAATCGTCAAAAATTTACTTCAAACAGGAATGAGTATAGAACAGGTTGCTAGAATAACTGGGTTATCTATATCAGAAATTCAAGAACAGTCTTAA
- a CDS encoding LapA family protein — protein sequence MQVINLMLIFALGLAIALFSLENTQVVSVNIIPGLSYKLPLSICIVVTMGIGAVLAWLLMIWMKLQGWVIQWQKRSALKAKDQKIKELLEDVEQLQAQVEQPTRYLTTAEAINEDNTQTAEIIS from the coding sequence ATGCAAGTCATAAACTTGATGCTTATTTTTGCTCTTGGGTTAGCCATTGCTTTATTCAGTCTGGAAAATACTCAGGTGGTTTCTGTAAATATTATTCCCGGCTTAAGCTATAAACTTCCTTTATCCATTTGCATTGTTGTAACGATGGGAATAGGTGCGGTTTTGGCTTGGTTACTGATGATTTGGATGAAATTACAAGGATGGGTTATTCAGTGGCAAAAACGCAGTGCTTTGAAAGCTAAAGATCAAAAAATCAAAGAGCTTTTAGAAGATGTTGAACAGCTTCAAGCACAAGTCGAGCAACCTACTCGTTATTTGACTACTGCTGAAGCTATAAACGAAGATAATACACAAACCGCAGAAATTATTTCTTGA
- a CDS encoding efflux RND transporter permease subunit: MNFSNPKPTRRERFNISRLAIQHSPIVIGFWLAVTIAGLLALSSLKYALFPDITFPVIVVNAQAPVETVIDTQNQLTIPIEQPLKKIEGFRDVGSTTYPGRGIVNIFFAVGTPLKSASEDVEKTLAQLKPSLPSGSSYEVIPINLNESGVISYALLSDQKSLEELTAIAHQKIIPKIAKLPGILKVNLLGDTSSIDSQKTEKSSPLTRQYPTLVRFNGQEGLAIEVIKTSRANTLEVVRQVEQNIQQIQPELSDVRLVLAETQAEYIRESTRATIDALIEAIVLAVLVIIPFLRSFRATVIASLAIPISLLATCIIMAIFGFNLETITLLALALVIGIVVDDAIVDVENISRHIEQGKSPKEAAILGTNEIGLSVTASTLTIAAVFIPVAFMAGPVGKFFKPFGLTVSAAVIFSLLVARTLTPVLASRWLKPKKPEKNGHNYLDSGIINHYRQLLRWSLHHRKMVIGIALISFIVGVGLIPLIPKGFIPPLDRGEFNIVYTAPLPKRLLELKSLPKQVENNSASQEGGFDWISQLASSPQTFLLRKTLRVGKEFEESLQKITEIKSVYTIAGLQGEPTKGKIYVTLKHDRQLNTQQVQDVVRQNLPKPKGVIFSVEDIPFIETEAEKPLQIAIKGDNYTQLQAAAQTLKTRVEKLPGLKDVALSNQDDQAANGYKLERLNGQGVIYLSANLSPKLGLEDAALDVEKTAKTILPQGVILQRWGSAAQSDDVLMSFGKTLAVAILLMLLVLILLFGRILEPLVVILSLPLSIVGAMLGLLITQSDFGIISLIGLIFLVGLLDKNAVLLLDYINQLRSAGKTREEAIIETGAIRLRPIIMTTASTILGMVPLALGWGAGSELRQPMAVAIIGGLITSTLLSLIVVPVLYSVLEDGWLKMVKTHK, encoded by the coding sequence ATGAATTTTTCTAACCCTAAACCCACTAGACGAGAACGCTTCAACATTTCCCGTTTGGCGATTCAACATTCTCCTATTGTTATCGGTTTTTGGCTGGCGGTTACTATAGCCGGACTTTTGGCTTTAAGTAGCCTCAAATATGCCCTATTTCCCGATATTACTTTTCCGGTGATTGTGGTCAATGCTCAAGCGCCTGTAGAGACAGTTATTGACACCCAAAATCAACTCACTATCCCCATTGAACAACCCCTAAAAAAAATCGAAGGTTTTCGGGATGTGGGATCTACCACTTACCCAGGGCGAGGAATTGTTAATATTTTCTTTGCGGTTGGAACTCCTCTAAAATCGGCTTCTGAAGATGTAGAAAAAACCCTCGCTCAACTTAAACCTTCTCTGCCTTCAGGCAGTTCTTATGAGGTCATTCCCATTAATTTAAATGAGTCAGGGGTGATTAGTTATGCGCTGCTCAGTGATCAAAAAAGTCTCGAAGAATTAACGGCAATAGCTCATCAAAAAATTATTCCGAAAATTGCTAAGTTACCGGGAATTTTAAAAGTAAATTTGTTAGGCGATACTTCATCAATTGATAGTCAAAAAACAGAAAAATCTTCCCCTCTCACTCGTCAATATCCTACTTTAGTCCGTTTTAATGGTCAAGAAGGGTTAGCCATAGAAGTGATTAAGACAAGTCGGGCAAATACCCTAGAGGTGGTTAGGCAAGTTGAGCAGAATATTCAACAAATACAACCAGAACTCTCGGATGTTCGTTTAGTTTTAGCAGAAACTCAGGCCGAATATATTCGAGAATCTACTCGGGCTACTATTGATGCTTTAATTGAAGCAATTGTCTTGGCGGTTTTAGTAATCATTCCTTTTTTAAGGAGTTTTCGAGCCACTGTGATCGCGTCTTTAGCGATTCCAATTTCTCTGTTGGCTACCTGTATTATTATGGCCATATTTGGGTTTAATTTAGAAACCATTACCCTCTTGGCTTTAGCTTTAGTAATTGGCATTGTGGTAGATGATGCTATCGTTGATGTGGAAAATATTTCGCGGCATATCGAGCAAGGAAAAAGCCCAAAAGAGGCGGCAATTTTAGGAACTAATGAGATTGGTTTAAGTGTAACGGCTTCTACATTAACTATTGCTGCGGTTTTTATTCCCGTTGCTTTTATGGCAGGCCCGGTGGGGAAATTTTTTAAACCTTTTGGATTAACGGTTTCGGCGGCAGTGATCTTTTCTCTTTTAGTTGCTCGAACTTTAACGCCTGTTTTAGCCAGTCGTTGGTTAAAACCGAAAAAGCCCGAAAAAAACGGGCACAATTATCTTGATTCTGGGATCATTAATCACTATCGTCAGTTATTACGCTGGTCACTTCATCATCGTAAAATGGTCATCGGAATTGCTTTGATTAGTTTTATTGTTGGTGTGGGGCTGATTCCGCTCATTCCTAAAGGGTTTATTCCTCCTTTAGATAGAGGTGAATTTAACATTGTTTATACCGCACCTTTGCCGAAAAGACTCCTAGAATTAAAATCTCTTCCCAAACAAGTAGAAAATAATTCGGCTTCACAAGAGGGCGGCTTTGATTGGATTTCTCAATTAGCTAGTTCTCCTCAAACCTTTTTATTAAGAAAAACCCTTCGAGTGGGTAAAGAATTTGAAGAGAGTTTGCAAAAAATTACTGAAATAAAATCCGTTTATACCATTGCCGGTCTTCAAGGAGAACCCACTAAAGGTAAAATATATGTGACATTAAAGCATGATCGCCAATTAAATACTCAGCAAGTGCAAGATGTTGTGCGTCAAAATTTACCTAAACCCAAGGGTGTAATCTTCAGTGTGGAAGATATTCCTTTTATCGAAACAGAAGCCGAAAAACCGCTACAAATTGCCATTAAGGGCGATAATTATACTCAGTTACAAGCGGCGGCTCAAACGTTAAAAACCCGCGTCGAGAAACTGCCGGGATTAAAAGATGTAGCCCTTTCTAACCAAGATGATCAAGCAGCCAATGGTTATAAGCTTGAACGTCTTAATGGACAAGGGGTTATATATCTTAGTGCTAACCTTTCGCCAAAATTAGGTTTAGAAGATGCCGCCCTTGATGTGGAAAAAACGGCGAAAACTATTTTACCTCAAGGAGTTATTTTACAACGTTGGGGCAGTGCGGCTCAAAGTGATGATGTGTTAATGAGTTTTGGCAAAACTTTGGCAGTGGCAATCTTGTTAATGTTACTGGTTTTAATCTTATTGTTTGGCAGAATTTTAGAACCTCTGGTCGTGATTTTATCTCTGCCTTTATCCATTGTCGGGGCAATGTTAGGCCTTTTAATTACTCAGAGTGATTTTGGGATCATTTCTTTAATTGGTTTAATTTTCTTGGTGGGTTTATTAGATAAAAATGCTGTTTTATTGTTGGATTATATTAATCAACTTCGTTCGGCTGGAAAGACAAGGGAAGAAGCAATTATTGAAACCGGAGCAATTCGGTTACGACCTATTATTATGACCACTGCTTCTACTATTTTAGGAATGGTTCCCCTTGCTTTGGGATGGGGCGCGGGATCTGAATTACGTCAACCGATGGCAGTGGCGATTATTGGAGGGTTAATTACTTCTACTTTATTGAGTTTAATTGTTGTGCCTGTGCTTTATTCTGTATTAGAAGATGGATGGCTAAAAATGGTTAAAACTCACAAGTGA
- a CDS encoding MerR family transcriptional regulator produces the protein MGETFFSSKEAAEITGCTLRQLQYWREKGVVVPTVNATGTGRSIYYSRSELVELAVMEYLLSVGLSFEAASGILQQLKEFEPDFANQKIFKRLMLVFDESVGILKLKDFEKKVAIAFLDQGLPVIPVWLDVIHQKLRSE, from the coding sequence ATGGGTGAAACATTTTTTAGCTCAAAAGAAGCGGCAGAAATTACGGGGTGTACTTTACGTCAGTTGCAGTATTGGCGAGAAAAGGGCGTTGTTGTCCCAACGGTTAATGCAACGGGGACAGGGCGGAGTATTTATTACTCTCGTTCGGAGTTGGTCGAGTTGGCAGTGATGGAATATTTGTTATCTGTGGGGTTGAGTTTTGAGGCGGCTTCTGGGATACTTCAGCAGTTGAAGGAATTTGAACCAGACTTTGCTAATCAGAAAATTTTTAAGCGCTTGATGTTAGTTTTTGATGAATCTGTGGGAATACTTAAGTTGAAGGACTTTGAGAAAAAGGTGGCGATCGCTTTTTTAGATCAAGGTCTGCCTGTAATTCCGGTGTGGTTGGATGTGATTCATCAAAAACTACGCTCAGAGTAA